Genomic window (Vidua macroura isolate BioBank_ID:100142 chromosome 3, ASM2450914v1, whole genome shotgun sequence):
GCCCTGCATTCTGACAACCATGACCGCTACGAGCGCCTCACCTCCGTCTCCAGCTCTGTGGACTTCGACCAGAGGGACAACGTGAGTAGCCACAAGAGTCAAACGCTTTGCCTTTGGGGGGGGCAGGAACCCACAGCTTGGCTGAGCCAGGGGCTCTTCAGAAGAAACACTTCTGCCTGTTCCTGGGCCTTAAGTCCCATATCTTGTAGTGTGTGAGTGTGGTATAGAGCTCAAGGAGCTATGCAGCTCTTAGACCCAGAGTCTTTATGTGCTTAAATAAATAGGCTCTACATCACTGTGGCTTTACAGACATCTGTCCGGTCTATAATCTCAGCATTACAGACAATACTTGTCAGCTCTTCCTCACACTGGGGTCTTCTCTACTGGCTTTTTCCTCACTGAGGGGGAGGATAATGGGTGTGATGGATGGGGGCTGAAGCTCCTCCAGGTGTTCTTTGAGGAGCACTGCCTTGGCCCAGCCTACCTTCCCAGTCCTTACAGAGTTTCTCTTGTCCAGCATGATGGCTGAAGTACCTGTATGCTGAATTTTCTGGGTCTGCCACGGCTTTGGAGAGCTTTCATATTAGCCAGGAGCCCCTGGGTTGACTAGAAGGTTGGGCTGCCAGTTGGTAGGGGACAGCCATACAGCAGAGTCCAACCTGTGTTGTGCTCCGTGGAGTAGCACTGTCACCTCCTTCACCTTGGCTCATCTGTGGCTCTGTACATCTGAGTGCTTGTAGTCTGCCCGCCCTGAGCCAAGTATGTGGAGGTGCAAGGACATCAGCCTGGTCCCTGGAACCTTTgaaggagggagctgggataaAGGAACACAGAGTGTTGTGAAActgtcctgttttctttttgtgcagGGTTTCTGTTCCTGGCTGACAGCCATCTTCAGGATAAAGTGAGTGCCCCAAGACCTGTATGGGGGATCCACatggggaaggaggggcagTGCAGGGTTGTTGGGACACCCAGTGCAGTACAGCTTCATGAAGTCACTGCCCTTGCTGCAGCCCCCTCTCTGAAGAGCACAAGTGAAGTTTGTCCTCTGGAGAGGACAAGCAAAGACAGGACTATGTGAGGAGTCCTAAAGCCAAAATAAGGCCACAAAGTGAGTCTGTGGCAGAGGAGAGAACCCAGGCCCATGGCTGCCCCACCTCAGTCCCATCTCAGAAACTCTGTCCCCTGCTCTCCAAATATACTCATCTCCCTGGCGCTCTTGCTAGAGGCTCTGCTGTCTCAGGGATGGCTATGAGGAGGATGCAGGGAGATGGCCTCAGCTTGATGATGCACAGGAATAGTCTCCCAAGCACTTCTATTCAAAATGCTGTGGGATAATATCAGCATTTGTATCATAGCAAGGAAGGCAAGGCCCACCTGAAGGGTATAGGGTGTCCAGTTGCCTCTCCTGGGGAATAGAGAGCAGGGCcatggggagcagggctgggtaaTCATTGCACAGGCAGGTTTCTGCCCAGGCTGCTTCAAGGCTGAGTGCTGGGCTCCCAAATCCAGAGTCTGGCTACTGCTCCATAGGGCAGAACAAggggtgctgtgtgtgctcaAATCAGGAGGGCAACTGTGACACTGTACTTTTCCCCAGCACTTGAGGAAATGTAGAAAATTGCCTGACAGCTGTTCTCTCCTTGGCAGGGATGATGAGATCCGGGACAAGTGCGGGGTTGATGCAGTGCACTACCTGTCCTTCCAGAGGCACATCATTGGGCTACTGGTGGTCGTGGGTGTGCTTTCTGTGGGCATCGTGTTACCTGTCAACTTCTCAGGGGACTTGCTAGGTGAGAACAAGGAGCCtttggctgggctgggccatCTGCTTTCAACACTACGTTCCAGACCACTGGGTAGGGAGGTGGAGGGCAGTGGAGGGCAGGACAGGACTAACACAGACAAACCCTAACTGATGTCTCATTTTGACTATAGCGCATTCACAGGATCATCCTGTGTAACTTGGGGTTTTAGGTATTCTGCAGGTGATGCTCTTGCTGTAGCTCACTCTAGTGGTGCTCTGTCCCACTCAGTATAACTGAACATGTTTGTGTCTGCCTCTTTCTCTCTAGAAAACAACGCCTACAGTTTTGGGAGGACAACTATCGCTAACCTGAAGTCTGGGTATGTTTCAGCAGGGGTGGGATGGATAATTGAGGCCCTCAAGGTGTGTTTTGTAAATGTTCTCTTGCTCATCTCCTTTAAGGTTGTATTTCTGCCCTTGCTGTGAGGCTACTGTCCCTGCTCCAATTTTCAGGCTGAGCTCCTGGAATTTATTGTAGGGCATCTGTGTGCTATGCTGAATACACTTATGCCCCCAGTGCCTTCAGGGCCTGACAAGACTTGTACAGACTTGTAGTGGCAACCTTGCATTGACCTTTGTGGTCTCCCTTGTGACAGGAATaacctgctgtggctgcacaccACCTTTGCTTTCCTGTACTTGCTGCTGACAGTGTACAGCATGCGCCGGCACACTTCCAAGATGCGCTACAAAGAGGATGACTTGGTGAGCAGGACCTGGCCACTCTCCCAGGAACATTCTCCCATGCCCTGTGGTCAAGTCAGGTAGCCTTGGAGACAATGCTGAGCACCTCAATTTCCACAGCAATTTAGCACTGTCATGTTTTGGCCATTTTTATTCTACCTGGCCAAAGGCAGATcacctccagagcagcagccacgaCTAACTGTGGGGAAACAGGAGAGGCCTGCACTGGGTAAACATGTGGAAGGACCCCATTCTTCCTTAGAGGTTGTTCCAGCTGCTTTTACCTTCTCCATTTCTGAAGGGTGGCCATGTTTCTGTTCAGGCAACTACAGTAAGTCCCTAGCCTGTCAATCTGCAGCGCACCCGGGTGCAGGATGACTACAAccagcagaagcacaggagAAAGGGAGCCCTGGTAGCTAGAATTGATGGGGCCACCCTTTTTCATCACTGATACAGGTCTTGGGAGGGGGTCTTGGTGCAACCTGGTCTTTTACACCATCCACACCTACCTgtcttctcccttctctcttctttccagGTTAAGCGAACTCTGTTCATCAATGGGATCTCAAAATATGCTGAGCCAGAGAAGATTAAGAAGCATTTTGAGTAAGTCTCACTGTGTCCCTAAAGACTGCTCTGTAACAGGGATGTTTTTATTAGGATAGTACTAGTGTTATCTGGAATGGCAATAATACGTTGAGAGCATAGAGCTAGGCAAAATCAGTGAATACCTTTATTTTGGGTCTGtcactgttatttttctgctttttatctgAATTTGAAGTATCCTTTGTTTTGTGTCTTGGGAAAGGCTCAGGCATCTCTTGCAGAGCCATAGGGTGTCAGTGTGCTAAGCAATGGACAGGGCACGTCTTGAGTTGTAGTTAAGCTCACAGATGAGATACAGGCAGGAGGTGCTCAAGAAGTGACTGTGGGATGTTGTGTCACTGCCCTGATCACAGTCATTGTATAAAGTATATATGTttaacaagaaaatgaaattccTCTTCTGTCAGAACTTCACTTTCAGGACCATGTTTAGAAGGACCATGggtagaaaataaatgctttgtaCCCTTGGGAACCCTTCTGCCTCTTTCTGACCACAAGTCTGTGAAGGCAGAGGGGGGAGTATGGGGTCAGAGAGGCTCCTAGCTGCTATAGGGCAGATGTCCAGAAGGGCTCCTTGTTCCAAAGCCTAAAGGATGTAGCATTTGCCCTGTATTTCACGTCTGCTGTAAGGGACACAGCCTACAGGCTCCCCTGCAAAGTCTTGGTATGCATCACTGTATTCAGCCCAGGACACTCTTCTCAGGGCCAGAGAGAAGTTTTGAACACTTGGACTTTGCTAGGGGGCTACCTTTGGTGCCAGCTGTGATGAACTGATGCTTTTCTCCACAGGGAGGCCTATGCCAATTGCACTGTCCTGGAGGCCCGCCCCTGCTATGATGTTGCCCGGCTGATGTTCCTTGATGCAGAGAGGTAACCTctatttttgaagaaaaggcAGATGTTCCTGACACCCCCTCAAGTCTGGTGCCACAGAGCTTTTATGactcaccctctttcttttctttccttccttctcttccactCTCGTGTTTCAGGAAGAAAGCTGAGCGTGGACGAATCTACTTCACCAACCTGCAGAGCAAGGACAACACCCCATCCATGATCAACCCCAAGCCCTGTGgccacctgtgctgctgtgtcatCAGGGGCTGTGAGGAGGTAGGGGAGTGCTGGAGGTGTTGGGCAGAAGTTGGGTGTCCCATGGCTTGGGTCCTCAGATCATCTCTCCTCTGACTTCTGTCCTCCTGCTCAGGTGGAGGCCATTGAATATTATACCAAGCTGGAGGAGAAGCTCAAAGATGACTACAAGCGTGAGAAGGAGAAGGTTAATGAAAAGCCTCTGGGGATGGCCTTTGTCACCTTCCACAATGAGACCATCACAGCCATGTGAGTGCAGATGGTCCCACCCTCCCCAAGAAGGTGACTTGTCCCAGCCTTTGCTTTAAATCAGAAGAACAGCAGCGCTAAGGCATCGCCTCGGCTTGTCCTGCCAGCCTTTTGTGTCAGTATGTCCCTCTTTCTCTTGTCCAGAATCCTCAAAGATTTCAACGCTTGTaagtgccagggctgtgcatgccgtggggagcccagagcctcCTCCTGCAGCGAGTCCCTCCATGTCTCCAACTGGACTGTCAGTTATGCTCCTGACCCACAGAACATCTACTGGTGAGCAGCTCTCTTGTCCAGAATCCTGACCCACAGAACATCTACTGGTGAGCAGCTCTCCATCTGCTCCTCCAGTAACTGAGTTGTTCTTGCtgaagcccagcctggctgagctaGAGGTCTGATCTGGAGGGGAAAGGCTTGGGCTGGCACCCCAAGTGCTGTTcaccaggctgggctgtggtgTGCATGCAAAGCCCCACACCTGGTATTCTGCCCTGTGCAGCCATCCTGATGCCCTCTttctccctcccagggaacaccTCTCCATCCGGGGCTTTATATGGTGGATCCGCTGCTTTGTGATTAATGTGgtcctcttcatcctcctcttctttcttaCCACTCCTGCTATCATCATCACCACTATGGACAAGTTCAATGTCACCAAGCCTGTGGAGTACCTCAATGTAAGGACTTGGGAGACAGGTGCAGGGTGGGTAACTCAGGAACCACCCCAAGGCACAATATCCCCTACAAAGCTGGGGGTAGGGAGAGAGATTGTCATtgttccctgggtcctgtcaaCCTGACCGTGAGGGAGGTGCTGAGCCCGGACAGGCTGCAGTGGCAGTCACAGTGCTGGGGCCTTGGCATCAGCAGAGGCAACTGTGCCTTTGGCTGGCACAAGAGCTGGTTCACTATGTAACATGTGATTTCTTCTCTGCCTTGTTGCAGAACCCAATCATCACCCAGTTcttccccaccctgctgctgtggtgcttctctgctcttctgcccaCCATTGTATACTACTCTGCCTTCTTCGAAGCACACTGGACCAGGTAAGGACAGCCAGCACCTGTTCTTACCTTCTTAGCGAGCTGATTGGCTACTAGATGCTTCTCACTACATAAAGCTACGGCCTGAATCTTTCTGTTTGAACTTCTCTCTTCCACTCCAAGCATGGTGTTATGTTGCACCTCTTGGGCACCTGGGGACTGCTGTGGACAGCTGTTCTGCCACTCATTAGTTGCTGTTGTGCAGCATGATTGTGTGAGCAGAGTTTGACAGGTCAATAAGAAGAAGAAAGCTGGGAGGAGTTGGGGCTGGTCACTATGAGAAATGCTAGTAGTGAGGGAAGTCTTGGCTCAGGTGAGCAAGCAGGGGTGATGTGCCTGTACCACCTGTAAGGTGTAGCAATTCCAAGGGAAAATCATTTTAGGTGCTCTGGCTTCTGGCCTCAGGGAAGGCACTTGAAGTGCAAAGCACTAGAAGCTTGCTGCTTGTGAGGCACGTTCCCCACAGGTCACACAATGTAACCTTTGTTTTTTGGTCCGTGTTGCAGAGACTGGTGGGGAGGGTGTCACCAGCTCTGGGGATTGCAGGTCAGGGAAAATGATTGCAGAGCCTGTGAGACAAGGGGAAAGGAACAGAGACCCGATAACTGATTTCAGATATGCTGGGGGAAACGGGATGTATTTGTGTACTAGGAATGGACAGGGTGGGATTTAGATTAGACATTGGGAAGTGCTTACTGATGGAAAGCCATTGGGAGCACAGCTTGTGTGGCTGGTGGGGTGAAAGGTTAACAGCTTCTCTGTCTTCAGGTCCGGAGAGAATAGGACAACCATGCACAAGTGTTACACCTTCCTGATCTTCATGGTCTTGCTGCTGCCATCACTGGGCTTGAGCAGGTAGGGGttgtgggaagggaaggcaaGTACAAAGATATGGAGCACAGGGAGGGTTGAGGTGCACGCCTGAttgttctcttctgttttcaaCATCCTTTCCTCACTGCACTGGTGCCCTGGCCACCAGGCCCTTGGGAGACTGGTATTTAATTTTAGCTGAGGGAGAGCATGCCAGACCATACATGACTGGGTCTCTAGGACTTTACTGACTCACTCTGCAGATGCATTGACATGTGCCATGATGTTACAAATAATGTAGCAAATGTTGGTGTGGTAGATGAGTACGCATGAAAAGTCTGCTTGATGTCTGCTGGTGAAGGAGGCATTCTCCACCTCTGTGCTCAGTGTGCAGTCCAAATTTTGCACAAAACTAGTGGATTCCCCCTTTAAGCCAGAACTTGAATAGGTTACGTTGCTTGGCTGGGTGGGAAAGTGTGGTACAGAAGTGCTCATCTGTTTGGGTCTATGCCTCAAATTTTCCTGCAGAGTTTATAGAATCACCCTGTCGGAAACACTTATGTGTCACCTGCCAGCCATTGGTGTGGGCTCTAGTGCTGAACAGGGACCAAGCAGGAGAACAgtgtgaggaagaaaaaactGGGGAGTGGGTGAGGGACAGGAAACTCTGTGCTAGTTTATTCTTTACACATTGTGGAGTCAGGGATCATCTTTAAGATCCCACCTAAATTGTGTATTTGAGATACAACCCCTCAGTGGTCAGGCAAATCCTGAGAATAAGACAAACCATCTGATAGTGGCAGAAGAATAGTCCTTCACCTTGTTACATGTAAACTTGCATCTTGGGCAGGTGAATGCTCTTGGAAGGTTTGCATTTTGACCACAAAACAGACTCCTTCCTTCTGAGGAGTCAATCCCCGTGCTGTTGCCTGTTGAGCTCCATACTCCACCTGTGCCAGAGGATTGGATAGTTTTATaaaattgaagaaaatgggatttgtttcttctaagggattttttaaatctcttgtTGGAGGGTACCTTGTACCTAACCAATTTCTTCTATAGAGTCAGTCATCTGTTCCTTACATGGATGTTGTGCCCAGAGGAGCGAGGAAAAATACTGAGAGGATCAGAGTAAAGGGATAAGAACACATATGAATGGGAAGCTTTGCATCCCTTTTTGAGTGTTGTATTGTTTTGttctgtcttattttttttccaatgtcCAGTTTACATAATTGCTGGTGACACACTCAACAGAGAACAGAACAGTCTATGGTCAGAGCTTTGGATCCTTCTAGAGCAGCTTCTACATACGTGCATTTCTGTCTGTTGCTGCTTATGATggttcatctttttttcttcccttcttgcCCCACAGCTTGGATGTATTTTTCCGCTGGTTGTTCGACAAAAAATTCCTTGCTGAAGCTACTGTACGATTTGAGTAAGTGGAGTTGAGCAGAAAGGCTTTGTTTACAATGGGAGGTGGCTCTTGTTAGCATCCAGAAGTTATGGGGACTCCCAGCTGCTGTCCTTCAAGGAGGGAGCACGCCTTGCAGCTTGCTCTTGCTGCATCTCCCTAGGTGTGTGTTCCTGCCAGACAATGGGGCTTTCTTTGTCAACTATGTTATCGCCTCTGCCTTCATCGGGAATGCCATGGACCTGCTGCGCATCCCTGGTTTGCTCATGTACATGATACGCCTCTGCCTGGCCCGCTCAGCGGCCGAGCGGAGGAACGTCAAACGTGTATGTagcagggctgagggatggGTGGTGGCGTGTACCCAGGGAGGGGAGTGCTGCAGTGGGACCCTGATGGGGCTCACCTGGTGCTGTGCATCGAGCTGGGTGTGTTGCATATACCCACTCAGCTATCAGGGTCCTCCTGGTGATGGGTCTCCattccctcctgcagcaccaggccTATGAGTTCCAGTTTGGGGCTGCTTACGCCTGGATGATGTGTGTCTTCACTGTAGTAATGACATACAGCATCACCTGCCCCATCATTGTCCCTTTTGGTAAGTGATacccctctgcctccctgtgCCAGAGATGGAGGGGAGGCAAGAAGGCTGATGTGGGAGAGATATTCCCTCTCAGTCTAGCAAAGGGGCTGAAGCCCCACTTGTCTggctttcttctccttctcccagggctCATGTACATGCTGCTTAAGCACCTGGTGGACCGATACAACCTGTATTATGCTTACCTGCCTGCCAAGCTGGACAAGAAGATCCATTCAGGGGCTGTGAATCAGGTAGTGGCAGCCCCCATCCTCTGCCTCTTCTGgcttctcttcttctccacaGTGCGCACAGGTGAGCACTGGGCTGGGATGCCCACCCTTAGCCTCCTACTGAGCCACTCCCTGGGCAGGTCTGATCCTGGCAGCCTCCAGCCATGGAGCACGGTCAGTCCTTTTGACACTGACACTTTGGTTTTCCTTTGCCCCAGGGTTCCTGGCCCCCACTTCCATGTTCACCTTTGTGGTCCTCGTGATCACCATTGTGATCTGCCTGTGTCACGTCTGCTTTGGGCACTTCAAATACCTCAGCGCTCATAACTACAAGGTGAGGCAGAATGGTTGGGTGCAGGACCCTTCTCCTTGGTAGCACAGCTCAAGCACAAAACAACAGGGGCTCTGAGGGGTCCCAGCCTGTTCTTTGGCAGAGCCTGTCAACCCTGACTTCACAGAGGGTATAGTCCTGAGGCTGTCTCTGCTGCCTGAATATTGCTGAGGTGGGACAGTAATTATGTTGCCCTGGCAGTCtcaatttctccttttctctccagatTGACCACACAGAAGTGGATGCCATGGACAACAGGCAGAATGGGAGACCTGCCACCAATCTGCCAGCTCCCAAATCAGCTGTGAGTCACACTCCCCACCTCTGTACCCTGGCACACTCCTTGCCTGAGTTTGGAAAGGGGGAGGTAACTCCCTGTCTGAGTACCTCACTCCTcacttctcatttttctgaGTCAGCACCTGGATCCTCCCAGTGAGGGTGGGAGGCAACTGTTGGCCACTGTGCCCCTCACCTGCTCTCGGTGAAGTGTaacccccacacacacacctctttcccactgctgctcctcagatGCTGTGCATTTACTTTCCGTCTCTCTTTCGGCTGGGACAGTGAATCCAGCCGGGTCAGTCTCCCTTCTCATTCTGCATCTTTGCACGCTTGCACGCCAGCAGAGGCTATCACCCATCAGGCTTGTCCTAGTGCCAACACAAAGGTGTCTCCATGGACATTGCTTTGAAGGCCATGGAAGTGCTTTGGGGACTATTCTCTCCCCAGTCCAACATCCTGAGACTCCCAGAGTTGGTTTTCTGAACTTCACCTTGGCTCAACTGGCTCACTCCAACTGCTTCCTTCCACAAGGTTTTTGTAGTGCAGGGCTGTAGAGATGGGGTAAAGCAGAGCCTCCTGCTTcctcaggagagcagggctggggtgtgCACATGTAATCCAGGCTTGCTCCTAGGCTCCAGACACCTAAGAGCAGCAATGTTTTGCCAAAAGGAGAATCCATATAAGAGGCAGGCAGAGCTTTAAGGACGCAAAAGGAAGCGCAGTCTTCCTGTTCACATGGGCTCCAAAGAGCCTGAGAAGCCACATTCTTTCCTAGTCCAGATGCCCTGTCCCAGACTGTTGGGGTTTGAAACACATCTAATGTTTCAGGGCCAAGCCTCGCTCTTAGAACTTTCCTGGTATATTCCATGGAGTCTGGACACTTCCTTGCCCTCCCAGCATATCCCCACGCTCAGCCTCATGCATGGTGCTTAGTGTGTTGTGCTCTGCTTCCTGGAGAAGTTACCTAGACTCATATGTGTTTCTATTCTCTCCCTGCCTTTTGCCTGCCCCTGACAGAAGTACATCGCCCAAGTGCTGCAGGACTCCTCGCCGGAGGGCGAAGCAACAGAGTCAGAGGAGCAGGGATCACAGGATGAGGAGCTCATCAATGCAGATGGCATGAATGACACAGATTTCCAGTCGTGTGAGGACAGCCTGATAGAGAATGAGATCCACCAGTAGGGACCTCAAAgggtgggaggggaaggaggcccaggagcaggg
Coding sequences:
- the TMEM63B gene encoding CSC1-like protein 2 isoform X4; the encoded protein is MARIIPVSWREDDEAVEMLPYVIATLGSVGAPCKTPTCNNNSTTKDYCYSARIRSTVLQGLPFGGVPTVLALDFMCFLALLFVFSILRKVAWDYGRLALVTDADRRRRWETEREEREYVASALHSDNHDRYERLTSVSSSVDFDQRDNGFCSWLTAIFRIKDDEIRDKCGVDAVHYLSFQRHIIGLLVVVGVLSVGIVLPVNFSGDLLENNAYSFGRTTIANLKSGNNLLWLHTTFAFLYLLLTVYSMRRHTSKMRYKEDDLVKRTLFINGISKYAEPEKIKKHFEEAYANCTVLEARPCYDVARLMFLDAERKKAERGRIYFTNLQSKDNTPSMINPKPCGHLCCCVIRGCEEVEAIEYYTKLEEKLKDDYKREKEKVNEKPLGMAFVTFHNETITAIILKDFNACKCQGCACRGEPRASSCSESLHVSNWTVSYAPDPQNIYWEHLSIRGFIWWIRCFVINVVLFILLFFLTTPAIIITTMDKFNVTKPVEYLNNPIITQFFPTLLLWCFSALLPTIVYYSAFFEAHWTRSGENRTTMHKCYTFLIFMVLLLPSLGLSSLDVFFRWLFDKKFLAEATVRFECVFLPDNGAFFVNYVIASAFIGNAMDLLRIPGLLMYMIRLCLARSAAERRNVKRVCSRAEGWVVACTQGGECCSGTLMGLTWCCASSWVCCIYPLSYQGPPGDGSPFPPAAPGL
- the TMEM63B gene encoding CSC1-like protein 2 isoform X1, giving the protein MARIIPVSWREDDEAVEMLPYVIATLGSVGAPCKTPTCNNNSTTKDYCYSARIRSTVLQGLPFGGVPTVLALDFMCFLALLFVFSILRKVAWDYGRLALVTDADRRRRWETEREEREYVASALHSDNHDRYERLTSVSSSVDFDQRDNGFCSWLTAIFRIKDDEIRDKCGVDAVHYLSFQRHIIGLLVVVGVLSVGIVLPVNFSGDLLENNAYSFGRTTIANLKSGNNLLWLHTTFAFLYLLLTVYSMRRHTSKMRYKEDDLVKRTLFINGISKYAEPEKIKKHFEEAYANCTVLEARPCYDVARLMFLDAERKKAERGRIYFTNLQSKDNTPSMINPKPCGHLCCCVIRGCEEVEAIEYYTKLEEKLKDDYKREKEKVNEKPLGMAFVTFHNETITAIILKDFNACKCQGCACRGEPRASSCSESLHVSNWTVSYAPDPQNIYWEHLSIRGFIWWIRCFVINVVLFILLFFLTTPAIIITTMDKFNVTKPVEYLNNPIITQFFPTLLLWCFSALLPTIVYYSAFFEAHWTRSGENRTTMHKCYTFLIFMVLLLPSLGLSSLDVFFRWLFDKKFLAEATVRFECVFLPDNGAFFVNYVIASAFIGNAMDLLRIPGLLMYMIRLCLARSAAERRNVKRHQAYEFQFGAAYAWMMCVFTVVMTYSITCPIIVPFGLMYMLLKHLVDRYNLYYAYLPAKLDKKIHSGAVNQVVAAPILCLFWLLFFSTVRTGFLAPTSMFTFVVLVITIVICLCHVCFGHFKYLSAHNYKIDHTEVDAMDNRQNGRPATNLPAPKSAKYIAQVLQDSSPEGEATESEEQGSQDEELINADGMNDTDFQSCEDSLIENEIHQ
- the TMEM63B gene encoding CSC1-like protein 2 isoform X3 is translated as MLPYVIATLGSVGAPCKTPTCNNNSTTKDYCYSARIRSTVLQGLPFGGVPTVLALDFMCFLALLFVFSILRKVAWDYGRLALVTDADRRRRWETEREEREYVASALHSDNHDRYERLTSVSSSVDFDQRDNGFCSWLTAIFRIKDDEIRDKCGVDAVHYLSFQRHIIGLLVVVGVLSVGIVLPVNFSGDLLENNAYSFGRTTIANLKSGNNLLWLHTTFAFLYLLLTVYSMRRHTSKMRYKEDDLVKRTLFINGISKYAEPEKIKKHFEEAYANCTVLEARPCYDVARLMFLDAERKKAERGRIYFTNLQSKDNTPSMINPKPCGHLCCCVIRGCEEVEAIEYYTKLEEKLKDDYKREKEKVNEKPLGMAFVTFHNETITAIILKDFNACKCQGCACRGEPRASSCSESLHVSNWTVSYAPDPQNIYWEHLSIRGFIWWIRCFVINVVLFILLFFLTTPAIIITTMDKFNVTKPVEYLNNPIITQFFPTLLLWCFSALLPTIVYYSAFFEAHWTRSGENRTTMHKCYTFLIFMVLLLPSLGLSSLDVFFRWLFDKKFLAEATVRFECVFLPDNGAFFVNYVIASAFIGNAMDLLRIPGLLMYMIRLCLARSAAERRNVKRHQAYEFQFGAAYAWMMCVFTVVMTYSITCPIIVPFGLMYMLLKHLVDRYNLYYAYLPAKLDKKIHSGAVNQVVAAPILCLFWLLFFSTVRTGFLAPTSMFTFVVLVITIVICLCHVCFGHFKYLSAHNYKIDHTEVDAMDNRQNGRPATNLPAPKSAKYIAQVLQDSSPEGEATESEEQGSQDEELINADGMNDTDFQSCEDSLIENEIHQ
- the TMEM63B gene encoding CSC1-like protein 2 isoform X2; translation: MARIIPVSWREDDEAVEMLPYVIATLGSVGAPCKTPTCNNNSTTKDYCYSARIRSTVLQGLPFGGVPTVLALDFMCFLALLFVFSILRKVAWDYGRLALVTDADSVASALHSDNHDRYERLTSVSSSVDFDQRDNGFCSWLTAIFRIKDDEIRDKCGVDAVHYLSFQRHIIGLLVVVGVLSVGIVLPVNFSGDLLENNAYSFGRTTIANLKSGNNLLWLHTTFAFLYLLLTVYSMRRHTSKMRYKEDDLVKRTLFINGISKYAEPEKIKKHFEEAYANCTVLEARPCYDVARLMFLDAERKKAERGRIYFTNLQSKDNTPSMINPKPCGHLCCCVIRGCEEVEAIEYYTKLEEKLKDDYKREKEKVNEKPLGMAFVTFHNETITAIILKDFNACKCQGCACRGEPRASSCSESLHVSNWTVSYAPDPQNIYWEHLSIRGFIWWIRCFVINVVLFILLFFLTTPAIIITTMDKFNVTKPVEYLNNPIITQFFPTLLLWCFSALLPTIVYYSAFFEAHWTRSGENRTTMHKCYTFLIFMVLLLPSLGLSSLDVFFRWLFDKKFLAEATVRFECVFLPDNGAFFVNYVIASAFIGNAMDLLRIPGLLMYMIRLCLARSAAERRNVKRHQAYEFQFGAAYAWMMCVFTVVMTYSITCPIIVPFGLMYMLLKHLVDRYNLYYAYLPAKLDKKIHSGAVNQVVAAPILCLFWLLFFSTVRTGFLAPTSMFTFVVLVITIVICLCHVCFGHFKYLSAHNYKIDHTEVDAMDNRQNGRPATNLPAPKSAKYIAQVLQDSSPEGEATESEEQGSQDEELINADGMNDTDFQSCEDSLIENEIHQ